The following proteins are co-located in the Candidatus Zixiibacteriota bacterium genome:
- the amrB gene encoding AmmeMemoRadiSam system protein B translates to MTAAAAMAPAPSEAAVRPPAVAGTFYPSDSTELADLVRKHLAAVPKPEKIDGQLIALIVPHAGLIYSGPIAAHAYQLLGEVQPQSVILCGPSHRYPFRGVSVYGPGVQWRTPLGTVKCDDRLCRQAMGHDPRIAAIVAAHQQEHCLEVQLPYLQTVLSSFTIVPLLMGQPDHETVAMLGDVLTSLGANGRTVIIAASDWQHYHSAKEGRPLDSLGIECVRSLDADRLERLLGTGGVEACGGGSVAAVIRASVALGANRVKVLKYGDSGDVSGDKSSVVGYLAAAIYKVTDAVKSGRAAPVEEVAYPTRADRAMLLKIARESIAAHLAGRPLPRFDVSDTLRSDGAAFVTLTEYGQLRGCIGFTEAVMPLWKTVSDCAVSAAMSDPRFSPVTENELDHLHIEISVLTPLQRVKSLDEIRVGRDGLMISMAGRRGLLLPQVATEYGWTRDEFLQHTCEKAGLPGDAYRSPKALIQKFQAIVFGDDDTVGTD, encoded by the coding sequence ATGACGGCGGCTGCCGCGATGGCCCCCGCGCCATCCGAGGCCGCGGTGCGCCCGCCCGCCGTGGCGGGGACTTTCTACCCGTCCGACTCGACCGAACTGGCCGATTTGGTCCGCAAGCACCTGGCCGCAGTTCCCAAGCCGGAGAAAATCGACGGCCAATTAATTGCGCTGATCGTTCCTCACGCCGGGCTGATCTATTCCGGCCCGATCGCCGCCCACGCCTACCAGCTGCTGGGGGAGGTACAACCCCAGAGTGTCATCCTGTGCGGGCCATCGCACAGGTACCCGTTCCGGGGCGTTTCAGTCTACGGGCCGGGAGTCCAGTGGCGCACGCCGCTTGGAACGGTGAAATGTGACGACCGTCTCTGCCGCCAGGCGATGGGCCACGATCCCCGGATAGCCGCGATTGTCGCCGCCCATCAGCAGGAGCACTGCCTCGAAGTTCAGTTGCCGTATCTCCAGACGGTGCTGTCGTCGTTCACAATCGTGCCGCTGCTGATGGGGCAGCCGGATCACGAAACAGTTGCGATGCTTGGCGACGTGCTCACATCGCTGGGGGCCAATGGCCGCACGGTCATAATAGCGGCCTCAGACTGGCAGCACTACCATTCGGCTAAAGAAGGCCGGCCGCTTGACTCGCTGGGGATCGAGTGCGTGCGGAGTCTCGATGCCGATCGTTTGGAACGTCTTCTCGGCACGGGCGGGGTAGAGGCTTGTGGAGGCGGCTCGGTGGCGGCGGTGATTCGGGCCTCGGTCGCGCTGGGAGCCAACCGCGTGAAGGTTTTGAAGTACGGCGACTCCGGCGATGTGTCCGGCGATAAGAGCAGTGTGGTCGGCTATCTCGCGGCGGCAATCTACAAGGTGACGGACGCCGTTAAGTCCGGTCGGGCGGCGCCGGTTGAGGAAGTGGCCTATCCGACTCGGGCTGATCGCGCTATGCTCTTGAAGATCGCCCGTGAATCGATTGCAGCTCATCTGGCGGGGCGGCCGTTGCCGCGATTCGACGTTTCCGACACGCTAAGATCCGACGGTGCCGCGTTCGTCACGCTCACCGAGTATGGCCAGTTGCGGGGATGTATCGGCTTCACTGAGGCGGTCATGCCGCTGTGGAAGACAGTTTCGGATTGCGCGGTCTCGGCGGCTATGAGCGACCCACGATTTTCACCGGTGACAGAGAACGAACTCGACCACCTGCACATAGAGATATCCGTGCTGACGCCGCTGCAGCGGGTGAAATCGCTTGACGAAATCAGAGTCGGCCGCGACGGTCTGATGATTTCGATGGCCGGTCGGCGCGGCCTGCTTTTGCCGCAGGTAGCGACCGAGTACGGCTGGACCCGCGACGAATTCCTGCAGCACACCTGCGAGAAAGCCGGTTTGCCGGGCGACGCTTATCGCTCGCCGAAGGCGCTGATTCAGAAATTCCAGGCGATTGTTTTCGGCGACGACGACACCGTCGGGACCGATTAG
- a CDS encoding PPC domain-containing protein produces the protein MQVSIYICQDDQYEENDTRATATPLPEQTWITARQADNDFFVIDVTSGYERVLVDCRFTHAQGDIDIELQNSSGTVICSSGSTDDNEYIDCCVPGPGTYYIRVHYDNECNAYQLWWDDVSGCCDDQYEENDTRATATPLPEQTWITARQADNDFFVIDVTSGYER, from the coding sequence ATGCAAGTTAGTATCTACATCTGCCAAGACGACCAGTATGAGGAGAACGACACTCGTGCGACGGCAACACCGTTGCCCGAGCAGACGTGGATTACGGCCAGGCAGGCTGACAACGACTTCTTCGTCATTGACGTGACGTCAGGTTACGAGCGGGTGTTGGTAGATTGTCGCTTCACTCATGCGCAGGGAGACATCGACATCGAGTTGCAGAATTCTTCCGGGACGGTGATCTGCTCTTCCGGCTCGACTGACGACAACGAGTATATAGATTGTTGTGTTCCGGGACCTGGCACTTATTACATAAGGGTCCATTACGACAATGAATGTAATGCCTACCAGTTGTGGTGGGACGATGTCAGTGGGTGTTGTGACGACCAGTATGAGGAGAACGACACTCGTGCGACGGCAACACCGTTGCCCGAGCAGACGTGGATTACGGCCAGGCAGGCTGACAACGACTTCTTCGTCATTGACGTGACGTCAGGTTACGAGCGGG
- a CDS encoding PPC domain-containing protein: NEYIDCCVPGPGTYYIRVHYDNECNAYQLWWDDVSGCCDDQYEENDTRATCTPLSEGTWITAKQADDDWYCIDVTPGYERVLIDCRFSHAEGDIDIRLVNSGGAVLASSRSTDDNEYIDFTVSTSGVYYIQVFYGNRCNRYNLWWDDVAP, from the coding sequence ACAACGAGTATATAGATTGTTGTGTTCCGGGACCTGGCACTTATTACATAAGGGTCCATTACGACAATGAATGTAATGCCTACCAGTTGTGGTGGGACGATGTCAGTGGGTGTTGTGACGACCAGTACGAGGAGAACGATACGCGGGCCACGTGTACGCCTCTATCAGAGGGCACCTGGATCACGGCCAAGCAAGCGGATGACGACTGGTATTGTATCGATGTGACGCCCGGATACGAGCGGGTACTGATTGACTGTCGGTTTAGCCACGCGGAAGGTGACATTGACATCCGACTGGTAAACTCGGGCGGCGCGGTTTTGGCGTCCTCGCGGTCTACAGATGATAACGAGTACATTGACTTCACCGTGTCAACATCCGGTGTGTATTATATTCAAGTGTTTTACGGCAACCGCTGCAATCGATACAACTTATGGTGGGACGATGTGGCCCCATAG
- a CDS encoding sigma-70 family RNA polymerase sigma factor, translated as MAKQSLKYRDEDRSLDLYLREIGETPLITAAEEVRLARKIKQGDTKALEKLTRANLRFVVSVAKQYQNQGLSLADLINEGNIGLIKAAKRFDETRGFKFISYAVWWIRQAILQALAEQSRIVRLPLNRVGTLHKIGKVSSRLEQGLGREPSPEEIAKELELSEGEVSDTLKISNSHLSLDAPFSVSEDNSLIDILEDEFQPSPDEALLSSSLRVEIEKALDTLTPREAEVINLYFGLNHEKALTLEEIGARFSLTRERVRQIKEKAIRRLRHASRSRSLRAYLN; from the coding sequence GTGGCGAAACAGTCACTGAAGTATCGCGATGAGGACCGGTCACTCGACCTGTACCTTCGCGAGATCGGGGAAACCCCCCTTATTACCGCTGCGGAAGAAGTACGCCTGGCGCGCAAAATAAAGCAGGGTGACACAAAGGCCCTGGAAAAACTAACTCGCGCCAATCTTCGTTTCGTGGTGTCCGTCGCCAAGCAGTACCAAAACCAGGGTCTGTCCCTGGCCGACTTGATCAACGAAGGCAATATCGGCCTGATCAAAGCGGCCAAGCGGTTCGACGAGACTCGTGGGTTCAAGTTCATCTCTTACGCCGTCTGGTGGATTCGCCAGGCTATTTTACAGGCGCTGGCCGAACAGAGCCGTATCGTGCGGCTGCCGCTCAACCGGGTTGGCACGCTGCACAAGATCGGCAAGGTTTCGAGCCGTCTGGAGCAGGGTCTCGGCCGGGAGCCGTCGCCGGAAGAAATCGCCAAGGAACTGGAATTGTCCGAGGGCGAGGTTTCCGACACGCTGAAAATCTCGAACTCGCATTTGTCGCTCGACGCGCCGTTTTCGGTTTCTGAAGACAACTCGCTGATCGACATCCTCGAGGACGAGTTTCAACCGTCGCCGGACGAAGCGCTGCTCAGCAGCTCGCTGAGGGTCGAGATCGAGAAGGCGCTCGACACGCTCACGCCGCGTGAGGCCGAAGTGATCAATCTGTATTTCGGGTTGAATCACGAGAAGGCGCTCACGCTGGAGGAGATCGGCGCGCGGTTTTCGCTGACGCGTGAGCGTGTAAGGCAGATCAAAGAGAAAGCGATCCGCCGTCTTCGGCACGCCTCGCGCAGCCGCTCGCTAAGGGCGTATTTGAATTAG
- a CDS encoding trypsin-like peptidase domain-containing protein, whose amino-acid sequence MGFLINQSVPPQKPKFSGRRTAGIVSAAVLFTLLGVLIASNLDLSAPSVAQVPTNVSQTGLFPVVDKGGHMQSPFVDVVNQVADAVVNVSATTRDNQAHWWLRGGHYAMSRGSGFFFREDGYVLTNNHVVANAMEITVRTSSGYEYRAQLVGNDPESDLAVLRVEPEEKVTVIPFGDSDEIQVGDWAIAIGNPFPEQGLDRTVTVGVVSAKGRSQLRFTGDTPYYQNYIQTDAAINPGNSGGPLLNLRGECIGVNAAITSPTGSSVGIGFAIPINLARAIVPDLIATGKPSRGWLGVQMSDVNERQAKRLGLNAVRGVVIDSVFVGSPADQAGIQPGDVVVKFNNQEVVNGSQFSVLVSTLRQGNTIPVEVVRDGKHVNLKTTIGDRDSGLAQSLENPGGGAHPETEVLLGMELSRYTPEIARDIGAEHVDGLYVWRVYPGTAADRAGVTAGSIIMKIGKNAVSSVEEFLSAVRQEEDRSRIPLIVQEPDGAIARKILRQ is encoded by the coding sequence GTGGGCTTCTTGATTAACCAATCGGTTCCTCCTCAGAAGCCGAAATTCTCCGGCCGCCGCACGGCCGGTATCGTTTCGGCTGCCGTCCTTTTCACCCTCCTCGGCGTTCTAATTGCGTCTAACCTGGACCTGTCAGCCCCCTCAGTGGCCCAGGTGCCGACCAACGTCAGCCAGACCGGTCTGTTCCCTGTGGTAGACAAGGGCGGCCACATGCAGTCGCCGTTCGTTGACGTGGTCAATCAGGTGGCTGACGCCGTGGTCAATGTCTCTGCCACAACCCGCGACAACCAGGCCCACTGGTGGCTCCGGGGCGGCCACTATGCCATGTCTCGCGGCTCCGGGTTCTTCTTCCGCGAGGACGGCTATGTCCTGACTAACAATCACGTTGTGGCCAACGCCATGGAGATCACGGTCCGGACATCGTCGGGCTACGAATACCGGGCACAGCTCGTGGGCAACGATCCGGAATCGGATCTGGCCGTACTTCGGGTCGAGCCGGAAGAGAAGGTTACGGTTATCCCGTTTGGTGACTCCGACGAGATCCAGGTGGGCGACTGGGCCATTGCGATCGGCAACCCGTTTCCCGAGCAGGGTCTGGATAGGACCGTCACGGTCGGCGTGGTCTCGGCCAAAGGTCGAAGCCAACTCCGGTTCACCGGCGACACGCCGTACTACCAGAACTACATTCAGACCGACGCCGCCATTAATCCGGGCAATTCGGGCGGCCCGCTTCTAAACCTTCGCGGTGAGTGCATCGGGGTCAATGCAGCCATCACGAGCCCGACCGGTTCCTCGGTCGGTATCGGGTTCGCCATCCCTATCAATCTGGCTCGCGCCATCGTACCAGATTTGATTGCTACGGGCAAACCGAGTCGCGGCTGGCTGGGAGTGCAGATGTCGGATGTCAACGAGCGCCAGGCCAAGCGGCTCGGACTAAACGCCGTACGCGGGGTGGTGATCGACTCGGTGTTTGTGGGATCGCCCGCCGACCAGGCCGGAATTCAACCGGGTGACGTTGTCGTGAAGTTCAATAATCAGGAAGTTGTAAACGGCAGTCAGTTCTCGGTGCTGGTGTCCACGCTCAGGCAGGGGAATACGATCCCTGTCGAGGTGGTCCGCGACGGCAAGCACGTTAACCTGAAGACGACAATTGGCGACCGCGACAGCGGGCTGGCCCAGTCGCTGGAAAACCCTGGAGGGGGTGCTCACCCCGAGACCGAGGTCCTGCTCGGCATGGAATTGAGCCGCTACACACCGGAAATCGCCCGAGATATTGGCGCGGAACATGTTGACGGTTTGTACGTTTGGAGAGTGTACCCGGGGACGGCGGCCGACCGAGCGGGCGTAACTGCCGGCTCGATCATTATGAAAATCGGGAAAAACGCCGTGAGTTCGGTGGAGGAATTTCTTTCCGCGGTGAGACAAGAGGAAGACCGGTCGCGAATCCCGCTCATTGTGCAGGAGCCGGATGGCGCTATCGCCCGGAAGATACTGAGGCAGTAA
- a CDS encoding class II aldolase/adducin family protein has product MVYRIIQLRGGLLRTAVSGLPQCGDLVDFPAAARYFAAGMDSARKQRKQLIEVGKRLTKMRMVAGSDGNLSARLENGHILITPSGVPLGDLDADDLVMVDLHGTKLDGDGEPSSELATHLYLYKSRPDIQAVVHAHPPYATAFAVAGVEMEWRSLPEMVVLVGPVALTEYAPPGTEAVPKALEPFFANHDAFLLRNHGLVTVGRSVMIAWQRHEIVEHAARILHLSRTLGGPQHIPGSDFERLENLRNTLTRERD; this is encoded by the coding sequence ATGGTTTATCGCATCATACAATTGCGAGGCGGCCTGCTTCGCACGGCCGTATCGGGTTTACCCCAGTGTGGCGACCTTGTTGACTTCCCCGCTGCTGCCCGCTACTTTGCCGCCGGAATGGACTCAGCCCGGAAACAGCGGAAACAGCTTATCGAGGTCGGCAAGAGGCTGACTAAGATGCGGATGGTGGCCGGGTCCGACGGCAACCTCTCCGCCCGCCTGGAGAACGGCCACATCCTGATCACTCCCTCGGGCGTGCCTCTCGGTGACCTAGATGCAGACGATCTCGTGATGGTCGATCTGCACGGGACGAAACTTGATGGCGATGGCGAGCCGTCATCGGAACTCGCGACCCATTTGTACCTGTACAAGTCGCGTCCGGACATACAGGCCGTTGTCCACGCCCATCCGCCGTACGCCACCGCCTTTGCGGTCGCCGGAGTCGAAATGGAATGGCGGTCGCTGCCTGAGATGGTAGTGCTTGTCGGTCCGGTGGCATTGACTGAGTATGCCCCTCCCGGGACCGAGGCCGTTCCGAAAGCACTGGAACCGTTTTTCGCGAACCACGACGCCTTTCTATTGCGTAATCATGGGCTGGTGACAGTCGGGCGGTCGGTTATGATCGCATGGCAACGGCATGAGATTGTGGAGCACGCTGCCCGCATACTCCACCTGAGTCGAACGTTGGGCGGTCCCCAGCACATTCCTGGTTCCGATTTTGAGCGCCTCGAAAATCTGAGAAATACGTTGACGCGCGAACGGGACTGA
- a CDS encoding pyridoxal phosphate-dependent aminotransferase — protein MPVRKVVIDRANRLYQMPPEVADFVPSGRTLFGLGRSGVIDLASFHWPIAFEQDTKPAGDELMPATEQQLAALREELAVWINRTHGARIIPDKEIFIGGGISNLAFQMALAHIDSGDAAFVPSVGIPLYRACVTACNGQPITYTVSSKNDWSPRFDRLNTVLGRAARLLFLNSPHNPTGVELTHKEIAELVWTAGRQNILIINDTAYASLSNRPHASLLSVTGGKKVGVELGSFAYQFGLPALPFGYAVGNREAISGLKKTSRLVHAYLPSYAANLAVEAIRQYPCDALTRVRDRLTRASSEASQLMSLLRLERTVQSSVPFEWARIERRMPSTNLARTLLRRFRIVVAPGLAFGENGEGFLRFSLLAGSEAFAEACRRVRRSRIARKREDTE, from the coding sequence GTGCCGGTCCGGAAAGTAGTTATCGATCGAGCCAATCGGCTCTACCAGATGCCGCCCGAGGTGGCGGACTTTGTCCCGTCGGGCCGCACACTGTTCGGGCTGGGACGCAGCGGCGTGATCGACCTGGCCTCGTTCCACTGGCCCATAGCGTTCGAACAAGATACCAAGCCCGCAGGCGACGAGCTGATGCCGGCAACAGAGCAGCAGTTGGCAGCACTTAGGGAGGAACTCGCAGTTTGGATAAATCGCACCCACGGCGCGCGAATCATCCCGGACAAAGAGATCTTCATTGGCGGGGGCATCTCCAACCTTGCCTTTCAAATGGCGCTGGCCCATATCGACAGCGGCGATGCCGCGTTCGTTCCCTCCGTGGGCATCCCCCTTTACAGGGCTTGTGTGACCGCGTGCAATGGTCAGCCGATCACTTATACAGTGTCGTCAAAAAACGACTGGTCGCCTCGATTCGACCGCCTCAATACCGTGCTGGGACGAGCCGCCCGTCTGCTGTTCCTCAATTCGCCGCACAACCCAACCGGCGTGGAACTGACCCACAAGGAAATCGCCGAGCTGGTCTGGACTGCCGGACGGCAGAACATCCTGATTATCAATGATACCGCTTATGCGTCGCTTTCCAACCGACCGCATGCGTCGCTCCTATCAGTCACTGGCGGAAAGAAGGTCGGGGTCGAATTGGGATCGTTCGCCTATCAATTCGGGCTTCCGGCGCTGCCGTTCGGATATGCCGTGGGCAATCGCGAAGCGATATCCGGTTTGAAAAAGACCTCCCGCCTGGTTCACGCCTACCTGCCGTCCTATGCCGCTAATCTGGCAGTCGAGGCGATTCGGCAATATCCCTGCGATGCGCTAACGCGTGTGCGCGACCGGCTAACGCGCGCGTCAAGCGAGGCCTCGCAGCTAATGTCGCTGCTGCGGCTCGAACGCACGGTACAATCGTCGGTACCATTCGAATGGGCGCGTATCGAGAGACGAATGCCATCGACCAACCTTGCCCGAACTTTGCTGCGCCGTTTTCGCATCGTGGTCGCACCGGGGCTTGCCTTCGGCGAGAACGGCGAGGGGTTTCTGCGATTCAGTCTGCTGGCCGGCTCTGAAGCGTTCGCCGAGGCGTGTCGCCGCGTGCGGCGAAGCCGCATCGCACGTAAGCGGGAGGACACAGAATGA
- the folB gene encoding dihydroneopterin aldolase, whose translation MKDVIRLVGLTFYGYHGISAAEKETGRQFEVDCDLQTDLAEAAHSDNLRDTIDYSQVYAVIREVVEGRAYALLEGLAGELAGILLDRFPVYAVTLRIRKLHPPVAGPAKYIEVEVTRMQGDPSKLTAPKFNRPEST comes from the coding sequence ATGAAGGATGTCATCCGGCTTGTGGGTCTGACCTTTTACGGCTATCACGGGATTAGCGCGGCCGAAAAGGAAACGGGACGCCAGTTCGAGGTCGACTGCGATCTTCAAACTGATCTGGCCGAGGCGGCCCACTCGGACAACCTCCGCGATACGATCGACTACAGCCAGGTCTACGCGGTTATTCGCGAGGTTGTCGAGGGTCGGGCGTATGCCCTTCTGGAGGGTCTGGCCGGCGAACTGGCCGGTATCCTGCTCGACAGGTTCCCGGTGTATGCGGTAACGTTGAGGATTCGCAAGCTCCATCCGCCGGTGGCCGGTCCGGCGAAGTACATTGAAGTCGAAGTGACGCGAATGCAGGGAGACCCCTCGAAACTCACCGCCCCGAAGTTTAATAGGCCGGAGAGTACCTGA
- the folK gene encoding 2-amino-4-hydroxy-6-hydroxymethyldihydropteridine diphosphokinase yields the protein MMEVVYLGLGSNLGDRERFLNSAVGRLRDVDGLEIVAVSAIYESPAQETSDDSPPFLNQVVKLEYAFSPEDLQQAVETIEDHLGRNGKGERRARTIDIDILLFGDKRVKTERLEIPHPRITRRPFVLIPLLDIDPELVHPVTGKPLAKYLTPAGRTQVEIYRDHVARQS from the coding sequence ATGATGGAAGTCGTATACCTTGGACTCGGATCCAACCTGGGTGATCGCGAACGATTCCTGAATTCAGCCGTGGGGCGCCTGCGAGACGTCGACGGGTTGGAGATTGTGGCCGTGTCGGCAATCTACGAAAGCCCGGCGCAGGAAACCTCCGACGACTCCCCGCCCTTTCTGAATCAGGTGGTCAAGCTGGAATACGCCTTCTCTCCCGAGGATCTCCAGCAGGCTGTAGAGACGATTGAAGACCACCTCGGTCGCAACGGCAAGGGTGAACGCCGGGCGCGGACTATCGACATTGACATTCTGCTCTTTGGGGATAAGCGAGTCAAAACGGAAAGATTGGAAATCCCGCATCCCAGGATAACCAGGCGCCCGTTTGTGCTCATACCCCTTCTGGATATCGATCCGGAGCTGGTCCATCCGGTGACAGGCAAACCGCTGGCAAAGTATCTTACCCCGGCCGGCCGAACCCAGGTAGAGATTTATCGAGATCATGTCGCACGACAAAGCTGA
- a CDS encoding deoxynucleoside kinase, whose product MSHDKADPSYIAVEGVIGVGKTSFARLLAERLKARLIDEEVFENPFLADFYKDRKRHALSCQLYFLISRFQQQQQLMERDLFAQRIVADYLFAKDAIFASVNLSERELALYNKIAPTLARDVPSPDLVIYLQASTSVLLERIRSRNHPFEKPIDFDYIEMLNNAYDYYFFHYVDTPLLVVKTDEIDFVHRPEHFDDLIDQISKPIAGKKYYSPPSGPLPSGE is encoded by the coding sequence ATGTCGCACGACAAAGCTGATCCGAGCTATATCGCGGTCGAGGGCGTGATCGGGGTCGGCAAGACCTCGTTCGCTCGTCTGCTGGCCGAGCGCCTCAAGGCGCGGCTGATTGACGAGGAGGTATTCGAAAATCCGTTCCTGGCCGATTTCTATAAAGATCGGAAGCGCCACGCCCTGTCCTGCCAGTTGTATTTCCTGATCTCTCGCTTTCAACAACAGCAGCAATTGATGGAGCGTGATCTTTTTGCACAGCGCATAGTTGCCGACTATCTTTTCGCCAAGGACGCCATATTCGCATCGGTCAATCTCTCCGAGCGGGAGCTGGCGTTGTACAACAAGATCGCTCCGACGTTGGCGCGCGATGTCCCCTCTCCTGACCTCGTGATATACCTTCAAGCGTCCACCAGCGTCCTGCTGGAGCGTATCCGCAGCCGCAATCATCCGTTCGAGAAGCCGATCGATTTCGACTACATCGAAATGCTCAACAACGCGTACGATTACTATTTCTTTCACTATGTGGATACGCCACTTCTTGTGGTCAAAACTGATGAAATCGATTTCGTACATCGGCCGGAGCATTTCGACGATTTGATCGATCAGATTTCCAAGCCGATCGCCGGCAAGAAATACTACAGTCCGCCGTCCGGCCCACTTCCATCCGGGGAATGA
- the panB gene encoding 3-methyl-2-oxobutanoate hydroxymethyltransferase yields MSVVRKREKITTHTIVRMKKRGEKIAVLTAYDYFTARLLDQAGVDILLVGDSAANVVHGHKSTLAIGMDVMVSHTAAVARGREKALVVADMPFLSFQPSIETAIRNAGRFLAEGSAEAVKIEGGLEMVPTVRRLIECGIPVMGHIGLTPQSINRFGGPKVQGKTDKSSSYLMDSALALEQAGCFSCVLELTTRETAAEITSALKTMATIGIGAGPHCDGQVLVINDILGLREPGFKPRFVREYADLPPIIADAARRFVDDVRNGRYPNDEESFSKGEN; encoded by the coding sequence ATGTCTGTCGTCAGGAAGCGCGAGAAGATCACGACCCACACTATCGTGAGGATGAAAAAGCGGGGCGAGAAGATCGCCGTGCTGACCGCATATGATTACTTCACCGCACGGCTGCTCGATCAGGCCGGGGTCGATATCCTGCTGGTAGGCGATTCTGCCGCCAATGTCGTGCACGGTCACAAATCGACTTTGGCAATCGGCATGGACGTGATGGTCAGCCACACGGCGGCGGTGGCGCGCGGGCGGGAGAAGGCACTGGTGGTTGCCGACATGCCGTTTCTCTCGTTTCAGCCGTCGATTGAGACGGCCATAAGAAACGCCGGACGTTTCCTGGCCGAAGGAAGTGCCGAGGCGGTGAAAATCGAGGGCGGCCTCGAAATGGTGCCCACGGTGCGGCGGCTGATCGAATGCGGAATTCCTGTGATGGGGCATATCGGTTTGACCCCGCAGTCGATCAATCGCTTCGGCGGACCCAAAGTGCAGGGCAAAACCGACAAGTCAAGCAGTTACCTCATGGATTCGGCGTTGGCGCTCGAACAGGCAGGCTGCTTTTCTTGCGTACTGGAACTTACAACCAGGGAGACCGCGGCGGAGATTACCTCGGCACTGAAGACCATGGCGACGATCGGCATAGGCGCCGGGCCGCATTGCGACGGCCAGGTGCTGGTAATCAACGACATCCTCGGACTGCGCGAACCCGGTTTCAAGCCGCGCTTCGTCCGCGAGTACGCCGACCTGCCGCCGATCATCGCCGATGCCGCGCGACGGTTCGTAGATGACGTCCGCAATGGCCGATATCCGAATGACGAGGAATCCTTCTCCAAGGGTGAAAACTAG
- a CDS encoding DUF3078 domain-containing protein, whose protein sequence is MFAKIIGMCAAMLVVAGTALAQSDSAAGWKTSLVTDLTVTQTSYSDSWVGGEAGSVNWVWNLDGTAERQLSTKVNLKSTLRLKFGQTLTQDADTKDWAKPRKSTDLIDWENVFRFTLGKVVDPYAAVRLESQFFDGSVAAKKLYLSPLKLTESFGVARQFYKKENETFTSRIGLAARQIFKTTIIDLATLETDDSTITDGGVESVTDATLKLAQNIQYVGKLSIFKALFSSESDREHVLGARDVGVHWSTPDVNWENTFTASVTTIVSVSLYTQVLYDKDIDKRARFKETLALGFTVRIT, encoded by the coding sequence ATGTTCGCCAAAATAATCGGCATGTGCGCAGCAATGCTCGTGGTTGCGGGAACGGCCCTGGCGCAGAGTGACAGCGCCGCCGGCTGGAAGACCTCGCTGGTCACCGATCTGACTGTTACGCAAACATCGTACTCAGACTCGTGGGTCGGCGGCGAGGCCGGCTCGGTCAACTGGGTGTGGAATCTCGACGGCACCGCCGAGCGGCAGTTGAGTACCAAAGTGAACCTCAAGTCAACCCTGCGCCTGAAGTTCGGACAGACGCTGACACAGGACGCTGACACCAAAGACTGGGCCAAACCGAGAAAGTCCACCGATCTGATTGATTGGGAAAACGTCTTTCGGTTCACTCTGGGAAAAGTCGTGGATCCGTATGCGGCGGTCAGGTTGGAGAGCCAGTTCTTCGACGGCTCCGTGGCGGCCAAGAAGCTGTACCTGAGCCCGCTGAAACTGACCGAGTCGTTCGGTGTGGCCCGCCAGTTCTACAAGAAGGAGAATGAGACCTTCACCAGTCGCATCGGTCTGGCCGCGCGCCAGATTTTCAAGACAACAATCATCGATCTGGCGACACTCGAAACCGATGATTCGACTATTACCGACGGCGGTGTAGAATCGGTAACCGACGCTACCCTCAAGCTGGCGCAGAACATACAGTATGTGGGCAAGCTGAGCATATTCAAGGCGCTGTTTTCATCGGAGTCGGACCGCGAGCATGTGCTGGGCGCGCGCGACGTCGGTGTCCACTGGTCGACACCGGATGTCAATTGGGAAAACACGTTTACGGCTTCGGTGACGACAATTGTCAGCGTGAGCCTGTACACTCAGGTGCTCTACGACAAAGACATTGACAAACGCGCCCGTTTCAAAGAGACCCTCGCGCTGGGCTTCACGGTGCGGATAACGTAA